A genomic segment from Bacillus cereus G9842 encodes:
- the acpP gene encoding acyl carrier protein: protein MADVLERVTKIIVDRLGVEETEVVPAASFKEDLGADSLDVVELVMQLEDEFEMEISDEDAEKIATVGDAVTYIESHL from the coding sequence ATGGCAGATGTTTTAGAGCGCGTAACAAAAATCATCGTTGATCGTTTAGGAGTAGAAGAGACTGAGGTAGTACCAGCTGCAAGCTTCAAGGAAGATTTAGGAGCAGACTCCCTAGATGTAGTAGAACTTGTAATGCAATTAGAAGATGAATTCGAAATGGAAATTTCTGATGAAGATGCTGAAAAGATTGCTACTGTTGGCGATGCTGTGACTTACATAGAGAGTCATCTATAA
- the fabG gene encoding 3-oxoacyl-[acyl-carrier-protein] reductase, producing MLKGKVALVTGASRGIGRAIAIDLAKQGANVVVNYAGNEQKANEVVDEIKKLGSDAIAVRADVANADDVTNMVKQTVDTFGQVDILVNNAGVTKDNLLMRMKEEEWDTVINTNLKGVFLCTKAVSRYMMRQRHGRIINIASVVGVIGNPGQANYVAAKAGVIGLTKTSAKELASRNITVNAIAPGFIATDMTDVLDENIKAEMLKVIPAAQFGEAQDIANAVTFFASDQSKYVTGQTLNVDGGMVM from the coding sequence ATGTTAAAAGGGAAGGTAGCATTAGTAACTGGCGCTTCACGTGGAATTGGTCGCGCGATTGCGATCGATTTAGCGAAACAAGGGGCAAATGTAGTAGTGAATTATGCAGGTAATGAACAAAAAGCAAATGAAGTAGTAGATGAAATTAAGAAATTAGGTTCTGATGCAATTGCGGTAAGAGCAGATGTTGCAAATGCTGATGATGTTACAAATATGGTGAAACAAACAGTAGATACATTTGGACAAGTTGATATTCTTGTAAATAATGCTGGTGTAACAAAAGATAATTTATTAATGCGTATGAAAGAAGAAGAATGGGATACAGTTATTAATACAAACTTAAAAGGTGTATTCTTATGTACAAAAGCAGTATCTCGCTATATGATGCGTCAACGTCACGGTAGAATTATAAATATCGCTTCGGTTGTTGGTGTTATAGGAAACCCAGGGCAAGCTAATTATGTTGCTGCTAAAGCGGGTGTTATTGGATTAACAAAAACATCTGCAAAAGAGTTAGCAAGTCGAAATATTACAGTGAATGCAATTGCGCCGGGCTTTATTGCGACTGATATGACAGATGTACTAGATGAGAATATTAAAGCAGAAATGTTAAAAGTTATTCCAGCTGCTCAATTTGGTGAAGCGCAAGATATCGCGAATGCTGTAACGTTTTTTGCTTCTGATCAAAGCAAATATGTTACAGGTCAAACGTTAAATGTTGATGGCGGTATGGTAATGTAA
- the fabD gene encoding ACP S-malonyltransferase, with protein MGKIAFLFPGQGSQAVGMGKQLAENNKEVAKVFAKADEVLQDSLSEVIFEGPQEKLTLTTNAQPALLTTSFAILTALKEYDITPNFVAGHSLGEYSALVAAGALTFEDAVYAVRKRGEYMEEAVPDGEGAMAAILGADLDMLKQVTEEVTSEGYAVQIANMNSTKQIVISGTKQGVEVASQRAKENGAKRAIPLKVSGPFHSSLMKPAAEKFQSVLNEITIHDTNIPVIANVTADVITRGADIQEKLIEQLYSPVLWYPSIECMVQQGVDTFIEIGPGKVLAGLMKSIDSSVKAYAIYDEETLKDTISNLRGEN; from the coding sequence ATGGGAAAAATAGCATTTCTTTTTCCGGGCCAAGGTTCACAGGCAGTTGGAATGGGTAAACAATTAGCAGAGAATAATAAAGAGGTTGCAAAAGTGTTTGCAAAAGCAGATGAGGTGTTACAAGATTCACTTTCAGAAGTGATTTTTGAAGGACCGCAGGAAAAGCTTACATTAACAACAAATGCTCAGCCTGCATTATTAACAACGAGTTTTGCTATTTTGACAGCTTTGAAAGAGTATGACATTACACCTAACTTTGTCGCTGGTCATAGTTTAGGTGAATATAGCGCTCTTGTAGCAGCTGGTGCATTAACTTTTGAAGATGCTGTATATGCTGTAAGGAAACGTGGCGAATATATGGAAGAAGCTGTTCCAGACGGGGAAGGTGCGATGGCAGCTATATTAGGTGCTGACCTAGATATGCTGAAACAAGTTACAGAAGAAGTAACAAGTGAAGGATATGCAGTGCAAATCGCTAATATGAATAGTACGAAGCAAATTGTGATTTCTGGAACGAAGCAAGGTGTAGAGGTTGCTTCTCAAAGAGCGAAAGAAAATGGTGCAAAGAGAGCAATTCCACTAAAAGTAAGTGGGCCTTTCCATTCTTCACTTATGAAGCCGGCAGCTGAGAAGTTCCAAAGTGTTTTAAATGAAATTACAATTCATGACACGAATATTCCTGTTATTGCAAATGTTACAGCGGATGTTATTACACGTGGTGCAGACATTCAAGAAAAGTTAATCGAACAGCTTTATTCGCCTGTATTATGGTACCCGTCTATTGAATGTATGGTGCAGCAGGGAGTAGATACATTTATTGAAATTGGACCTGGAAAAGTACTTGCTGGACTTATGAAGTCGATTGATTCATCAGTGAAAGCATATGCGATATATGATGAAGAGACATTAAAAGATACCATTTCAAATTTGAGAGGAGAAAACTGA
- the plsX gene encoding phosphate acyltransferase PlsX: protein MKIAIDAMGGDHAPKAVVLGAMKAIKEYSDLHITLVGKEEEIRQYLTSDERITILHTDEKIESTEEPVRAVRRKKQASMVLAAQQVKDGEADACISAGSTGALMAAGLFVVGRMEGIERPALSPTMPTVDGKGFVMLDVGANVDAKPIHLYQYAVMGSVYAEKVRGIENPRVGLLNVGTEDGKGNELSKQVFAMLKDAPINFVGNVESRDLLQGVADVVVCDGFTGNVALKSLEGTALALFSMLKEQLMSSFTSKLAAAVLKPKLMVLKDKMDYSEYGGAALFGLKAPVIKAHGSSNDQSIFSAIRQTREMVAKEVIPTISSVMEKESLQ from the coding sequence ATGAAAATCGCAATAGATGCAATGGGCGGAGATCACGCTCCGAAGGCTGTAGTATTAGGGGCAATGAAAGCTATTAAGGAATATTCTGATTTACATATTACGTTAGTAGGGAAAGAAGAGGAAATTCGTCAATACTTAACGAGTGATGAACGAATTACTATTCTTCATACAGACGAAAAAATAGAATCGACGGAAGAACCAGTAAGAGCGGTTCGTCGAAAAAAACAAGCTTCAATGGTACTTGCGGCACAGCAAGTAAAGGATGGAGAAGCAGACGCTTGTATATCCGCAGGTAGCACAGGAGCTTTAATGGCAGCTGGATTATTTGTTGTCGGTCGTATGGAAGGAATTGAGCGACCAGCTTTATCGCCTACAATGCCAACTGTAGATGGAAAAGGTTTTGTTATGTTAGATGTTGGAGCAAATGTTGATGCAAAACCAATTCATTTATATCAATATGCAGTAATGGGATCTGTTTATGCTGAGAAGGTAAGAGGAATTGAAAATCCTCGTGTTGGACTATTAAACGTTGGAACAGAGGATGGAAAAGGAAACGAGCTTTCAAAGCAAGTATTTGCAATGCTTAAGGATGCGCCAATTAATTTCGTTGGGAACGTTGAATCGAGAGATTTATTGCAAGGTGTAGCAGATGTTGTTGTATGTGATGGTTTTACAGGGAATGTAGCGTTGAAATCATTAGAAGGAACAGCACTTGCGCTATTCTCTATGTTGAAAGAACAACTAATGAGTTCGTTTACGAGCAAATTAGCAGCGGCGGTATTAAAGCCAAAACTTATGGTATTAAAAGATAAAATGGATTATTCGGAGTATGGGGGAGCTGCATTATTTGGATTGAAAGCACCTGTCATTAAGGCTCACGGTTCTTCTAATGACCAGTCGATATTTAGTGCGATTCGTCAAACGAGAGAAATGGTAGCGAAAGAAGTAATTCCTACAATTTCAAGCGTAATGGAGAAAGAGTCACTCCAATAA
- the fapR gene encoding transcription factor FapR, producing the protein MKKRRSKKERQELLQQTIESNPFITDEDLAEKFQVSIQTVRLDRMELSIPELRERIKHVATKQHEEDVKSLPLEEVVGEIIDIELDRHAISIFEVKVEHVFKRNQIARGHHLFAQANSLAVAVIDEELALTAKSTIRYIRPVKLGERVVAKARVEDVENDKGRTVVKVRSFVGEELVFTGTFEMYRSSNYSEEGNNL; encoded by the coding sequence ATGAAGAAAAGAAGAAGTAAAAAAGAAAGACAAGAATTATTACAACAAACAATCGAATCAAATCCTTTTATTACGGATGAAGATTTAGCGGAAAAATTTCAAGTGAGTATACAAACAGTACGACTGGATCGTATGGAATTGTCTATTCCTGAATTAAGAGAGAGAATTAAACATGTAGCTACAAAGCAACATGAAGAAGATGTGAAATCTTTACCGTTAGAAGAGGTTGTCGGAGAAATTATTGATATTGAATTAGATAGACATGCAATCTCTATCTTTGAAGTAAAGGTAGAACATGTATTTAAAAGAAATCAAATTGCCCGTGGGCATCATCTGTTTGCGCAAGCAAACTCACTAGCTGTTGCGGTTATTGATGAAGAATTAGCTTTAACTGCAAAGTCTACCATTCGATATATTCGCCCTGTAAAATTAGGAGAGCGTGTTGTTGCAAAAGCGCGTGTTGAAGACGTAGAGAATGATAAGGGACGGACGGTTGTCAAAGTGCGTAGCTTCGTTGGAGAAGAACTTGTTTTTACAGGCACTTTTGAAATGTATCGATCTAGTAATTATAGTGAGGAAGGTAACAACTTATGA
- the recG gene encoding ATP-dependent DNA helicase RecG, which produces MNDVVQVPVTDVKGIGGETSELLHEMGIYTVSHLLEHFPYRYEDYAMKDLAEVKHDERVTVEGKVHSAPLLQYYGKKKSRLTVRVLVGRYLITAVCFNRPYYKQKLTLDETVTITGKWDQHRQTIAVSELHFGPVVRQQEVEPVYSVKGKLTVKQMRRFIAQALKEYGDSIVEVLPDGLLGRYKLLPRYEALKALHFPVGQEDLKQARRRFVYEEFFLFQLKMQTLRKMERENSKGTKKEIPSVELQEFIDALPFPLTGAQRRVVDEILKDMTSPYRMNRLLQGDVGSGKTVVAAIGLYASKLAHYQGALMVPTEILAEQHYQSLAETFSHFGMKVELLTSSVKGARRRDILAKLEQGEIDILVGTHALIQDEVIFHRLGLVITDEQHRFGVAQRRVLREKGESPDVLFMTATPIPRTLAITAFGEMDVSIIDEMPAGRKVIETYWAKHDMLDRVLGFVEKEIKKGRQAYVICPLIEESEKLDVQNAIDLHSMLTHHYQGKCQVGLMHGRLSSQEKEEIMGQFSENKVQILVSTTVVEVGVNVPNATVMVIYDAERFGLSQLHQLRGRVGRGSEQSYCLLIADPKSETGKERMRIMTETNDGFVLSEKDLELRGPGDFFGSKQSGLPEFKVADMVHDYRALETARQDAAILVESEAFWHNDQYAALRTYLDGTGVFQGEKLD; this is translated from the coding sequence TTGAATGATGTTGTACAAGTTCCTGTTACGGATGTAAAGGGGATCGGAGGAGAAACATCTGAGTTACTACATGAGATGGGGATTTATACAGTTTCTCATCTATTAGAACATTTTCCGTACCGTTATGAAGATTATGCGATGAAAGATCTTGCTGAAGTAAAGCATGATGAACGTGTAACGGTTGAAGGGAAGGTTCATAGTGCTCCTTTGCTGCAATATTATGGTAAGAAGAAATCGCGTCTAACAGTTCGTGTTCTCGTCGGTCGTTATTTAATTACGGCGGTATGTTTTAATAGGCCTTACTATAAGCAAAAATTAACGTTAGATGAAACGGTAACGATTACTGGTAAATGGGATCAACATCGTCAAACAATTGCTGTATCAGAACTTCATTTTGGGCCAGTTGTACGTCAACAAGAAGTGGAGCCAGTTTACTCAGTAAAGGGGAAACTTACAGTAAAACAGATGCGTCGTTTTATTGCTCAAGCGTTAAAGGAATATGGAGATTCTATAGTCGAAGTGTTACCGGATGGTTTGTTAGGCCGGTATAAATTATTACCAAGATATGAAGCACTTAAGGCTTTGCATTTTCCGGTAGGACAGGAGGATTTAAAGCAAGCGCGTCGCCGTTTTGTATATGAGGAATTTTTCTTATTTCAGCTGAAAATGCAAACGCTGAGGAAAATGGAGAGGGAAAATTCAAAAGGGACGAAGAAAGAGATTCCGTCAGTAGAATTACAAGAATTTATCGATGCACTGCCGTTTCCGTTAACGGGTGCGCAGCGCCGAGTTGTAGATGAAATTTTAAAAGATATGACATCTCCTTATCGGATGAACCGACTATTACAAGGTGACGTTGGTTCTGGGAAAACAGTTGTTGCTGCGATTGGCCTTTATGCATCGAAATTAGCTCATTATCAAGGTGCTTTAATGGTTCCTACAGAAATTTTAGCTGAGCAACATTATCAGTCGCTTGCTGAAACGTTTTCGCATTTTGGTATGAAGGTGGAACTGCTAACAAGTTCTGTTAAAGGTGCGAGACGACGAGACATTTTAGCGAAGTTAGAACAAGGAGAAATAGATATTCTTGTTGGAACGCACGCTTTAATTCAAGATGAAGTTATATTTCATAGGTTGGGTCTCGTTATTACGGATGAACAGCATCGATTTGGTGTAGCGCAGCGCCGAGTTTTACGGGAGAAAGGTGAAAGTCCAGATGTATTATTTATGACAGCGACACCAATTCCGCGTACGCTTGCAATTACTGCATTTGGAGAGATGGATGTTTCAATAATCGATGAGATGCCAGCAGGGAGAAAGGTGATTGAAACATACTGGGCAAAACATGATATGTTAGATCGCGTCCTCGGTTTTGTTGAGAAGGAGATAAAAAAAGGAAGACAGGCATACGTTATTTGTCCTCTAATTGAAGAATCTGAGAAACTTGATGTGCAAAATGCTATCGACTTACATAGTATGCTGACGCATCATTACCAAGGGAAATGCCAAGTTGGATTGATGCATGGGAGATTATCGTCTCAGGAAAAAGAAGAGATAATGGGACAGTTTAGTGAAAATAAAGTGCAAATTCTTGTATCGACAACAGTTGTTGAGGTTGGTGTGAACGTACCGAATGCGACTGTGATGGTTATTTATGATGCAGAACGTTTCGGTTTATCGCAGCTTCATCAGCTTAGAGGGCGTGTCGGGCGTGGTAGTGAACAATCATATTGTTTATTAATAGCAGACCCTAAATCAGAAACAGGAAAAGAAAGAATGCGCATAATGACTGAAACAAATGATGGATTTGTATTGTCAGAAAAAGATTTAGAATTACGAGGTCCTGGAGATTTCTTTGGGAGTAAGCAAAGTGGCTTACCGGAATTTAAGGTTGCTGACATGGTACACGATTATCGAGCGTTAGAAACAGCAAGGCAAGATGCGGCGATACTAGTAGAGTCAGAAGCATTTTGGCACAATGATCAATACGCTGCCTTGCGTACGTATCTTGATGGGACAGGTGTGTTCCAAGGAGAGAAGCTCGATTAA
- a CDS encoding DAK2 domain-containing protein encodes MSIQKIDGKRLSQMIMQGANNLTNNVQLVDALNVFPVPDGDTGTNMNLSMTSGAREVKANPSQHAGKVGVSLAKGLLMGARGNSGVILSQLFRGFSKSIEQKEELTTVDFAAALEAGVEAAYKAVMKPIEGTILTVARETGKYAVTVAKKQRDFVLFMEDVVKEANASLNRTPDLLPVLKQVGVVDSGGKGLVVVYEGFLADLKGETISSDAPTQTSMNEMVRAEHHRSVQSQLSTEDIKYGYCTEFMVKLEAEKVREHNFSEQKFREDISVYGDSLLVVSDDEIVKVHIHAEHPGDAMNYGQKYGSLIKIKVENMREQHTALLDEPAMVPEQPAQSKEKQPYGIVTVAMGSGIKTLFESIGATKVIEGGQTMNPSTEDIVKAIEEANAEKIIILPNNGNIVMAAEQAASVVDQEVIVVRSKTVPQGMAAMLAFNPVGTLEENEENMQEALSHVKTGQITYAVRDTEIDGVAIQKDDFMCIADGKIVSTNAEKVGAAKQLLEALIDEDSEIVTILQGEDATDEEVAELVEFVEEKFEDAEVEVHAGNQPVYSFIFSVE; translated from the coding sequence GTGTCAATTCAAAAAATTGATGGAAAACGTTTATCACAAATGATCATGCAAGGAGCGAATAATTTAACAAATAATGTTCAGCTTGTTGATGCATTAAACGTATTTCCAGTTCCAGATGGCGATACCGGTACAAACATGAACTTATCTATGACTTCAGGTGCGCGTGAAGTGAAAGCAAATCCTTCACAGCATGCTGGTAAAGTCGGCGTAAGTTTAGCCAAAGGATTATTAATGGGAGCTCGTGGTAACTCTGGAGTTATTCTATCTCAGTTGTTCCGTGGTTTCTCTAAATCCATTGAACAAAAAGAAGAATTAACAACAGTTGATTTTGCTGCAGCACTAGAAGCTGGAGTAGAGGCGGCTTATAAAGCGGTTATGAAACCGATTGAAGGAACGATTTTAACGGTTGCAAGAGAAACGGGTAAATATGCAGTAACAGTTGCGAAAAAACAGCGCGACTTTGTTTTGTTTATGGAAGACGTTGTGAAAGAAGCAAACGCATCGTTAAATCGTACGCCAGATTTATTACCTGTATTAAAACAAGTTGGCGTTGTAGATAGCGGTGGTAAAGGTCTTGTAGTGGTATACGAAGGATTTTTAGCTGACTTAAAAGGAGAAACGATTTCTTCTGATGCACCGACGCAAACATCTATGAATGAGATGGTACGCGCAGAACATCACCGTAGTGTACAAAGCCAATTGAGTACAGAAGATATTAAGTATGGATATTGTACGGAGTTCATGGTGAAATTAGAGGCTGAAAAGGTGAGAGAGCATAATTTCTCTGAACAAAAATTCCGTGAAGATATTAGTGTATATGGTGATTCTCTACTAGTTGTGTCTGATGATGAAATTGTAAAAGTTCATATCCACGCAGAACATCCTGGAGACGCTATGAACTACGGGCAAAAATACGGTAGTTTAATTAAGATTAAAGTAGAAAATATGCGTGAACAGCATACTGCTTTATTAGATGAACCTGCTATGGTTCCTGAACAACCAGCTCAATCGAAAGAAAAACAACCATATGGTATCGTAACTGTGGCAATGGGGTCTGGTATTAAAACTTTATTTGAGAGCATCGGCGCAACGAAAGTTATCGAAGGTGGTCAAACGATGAATCCAAGTACGGAGGATATCGTGAAGGCAATTGAAGAAGCAAATGCTGAAAAAATCATTATTTTACCGAATAACGGAAATATTGTAATGGCAGCAGAACAAGCGGCATCAGTTGTAGATCAAGAAGTTATTGTTGTTCGTTCGAAAACAGTTCCTCAAGGTATGGCAGCAATGTTAGCATTTAACCCAGTTGGAACGTTAGAAGAGAATGAAGAAAACATGCAAGAAGCTTTATCTCATGTGAAAACAGGTCAAATTACGTATGCTGTACGTGATACGGAAATTGATGGTGTAGCAATTCAAAAAGATGACTTCATGTGTATTGCAGATGGAAAAATTGTATCTACAAATGCTGAAAAAGTAGGAGCTGCGAAGCAATTACTAGAAGCGCTTATTGATGAAGATTCTGAAATCGTAACGATTCTACAAGGTGAAGATGCAACTGACGAAGAAGTAGCGGAGTTAGTTGAATTTGTAGAAGAGAAATTTGAAGATGCAGAAGTAGAAGTGCATGCTGGAAACCAACCAGTGTATTCTTTCATCTTCTCTGTAGAATAA
- a CDS encoding Asp23/Gls24 family envelope stress response protein — MSIEIKTKYGQIDISTDVIATIAGGAAVDCYGIVGMASKNQLKDGLTDILRKENFTRGVIVRKDEDEVHIDMYIIVSYGTKISEVAHNVQTKVKYTLDQTVGLAVDSVNIYVQGVKVINL, encoded by the coding sequence ATGTCAATTGAAATTAAAACGAAGTACGGTCAAATTGATATTAGTACAGATGTAATTGCAACAATTGCTGGAGGTGCCGCGGTAGATTGCTACGGTATCGTAGGTATGGCATCAAAAAATCAGTTAAAAGATGGATTAACAGACATTTTACGAAAAGAAAACTTCACTAGAGGTGTTATTGTTCGTAAAGATGAAGATGAAGTACATATTGATATGTATATTATTGTGAGCTATGGTACGAAAATTTCAGAAGTGGCACATAATGTGCAGACGAAAGTGAAATATACACTAGATCAAACTGTAGGACTAGCAGTAGATTCTGTAAACATCTACGTACAAGGAGTTAAAGTAATAAACTTGTAA
- the rpmB gene encoding 50S ribosomal protein L28, with translation MARVCAITGRKARSGNSRSHAMNATKRKWGANLQKVRVRIDGKVQRVYVSARALKSGKIERV, from the coding sequence ATGGCTCGTGTTTGTGCTATTACTGGAAGAAAAGCTCGTTCTGGTAACTCTCGTTCTCACGCAATGAACGCTACAAAACGTAAGTGGGGCGCTAACCTTCAAAAAGTTCGCGTACGCATCGACGGAAAAGTTCAACGTGTTTACGTTTCTGCTAGAGCATTAAAATCTGGCAAAATCGAACGTGTTTAA
- the spoVM gene encoding stage V sporulation protein SpoVM, with the protein MRFYTIKLPKFLGGIVRAMLNTFKKD; encoded by the coding sequence ATGAGATTTTATACAATTAAGTTACCTAAATTTCTTGGTGGAATTGTTCGTGCAATGTTAAATACCTTCAAAAAAGATTAA
- a CDS encoding thiamine diphosphokinase produces MADCLFTMEGEEKMIIHILAGGPSEYCADFARYENEEVVWAAVDRGVYRLLKKGITPAVAFGDYDSVTEEELVWMGQQTNELHIVPREKDQTDLEIAINWALGQKPALIRIFGATGGRLDHGLANIQMLLKGLEVEIEMCIVDNKNEITVKKVGTHIIEENKNFPYVSFVPVTEIVEGITLFGFKYPLTNKTIEWGSTLCISNELVEEKGTFSFTSGILMLIRSTD; encoded by the coding sequence ATGGCAGATTGCCTTTTTACAATGGAAGGGGAAGAAAAAATGATTATTCATATTTTGGCAGGAGGACCTTCGGAATATTGCGCAGATTTTGCTCGATATGAGAATGAGGAAGTAGTGTGGGCTGCGGTTGATAGGGGAGTATACCGTCTATTAAAGAAAGGGATTACCCCGGCTGTTGCGTTTGGAGATTACGATTCAGTTACTGAAGAAGAATTAGTATGGATGGGACAGCAAACGAACGAATTACATATTGTTCCGCGGGAAAAAGATCAAACGGATTTAGAAATTGCAATCAACTGGGCATTAGGACAGAAGCCGGCACTAATTCGTATTTTTGGTGCTACCGGTGGAAGACTTGATCACGGTTTGGCAAATATACAAATGCTTTTAAAAGGGTTAGAAGTAGAGATAGAAATGTGTATTGTGGACAATAAAAATGAAATAACAGTTAAAAAAGTGGGTACACATATAATTGAAGAAAATAAAAATTTTCCTTATGTATCTTTTGTACCAGTTACTGAAATAGTGGAAGGGATTACATTGTTTGGTTTTAAGTACCCTCTTACTAATAAAACAATAGAGTGGGGATCAACACTTTGTATTAGTAACGAACTCGTTGAGGAAAAAGGTACTTTTTCATTTACTTCTGGCATATTAATGTTGATAAGAAGCACTGATTGA
- the rpe gene encoding ribulose-phosphate 3-epimerase encodes MIKIAPSILSADFSKLGEEIKDVEKGGADYIHVDVMDGHFVPNITIGPLIVEAIRPITSLPLDVHLMIENPDNYIPTFAQAGADIITVHAEACPHLHRTIQLIKSHGIKAGVVLNPHTPVSVIEHVLEDIDMVLLMTVNPGFGGQKFIHSVLPKIKQVADMVKERNLEVEIEVDGGVNAETARLCVEAGANVLVAGSAVYNQKDRGEAIRVIRG; translated from the coding sequence ATGATTAAAATTGCACCATCGATTTTATCAGCAGATTTTTCAAAATTAGGGGAAGAGATTAAAGATGTAGAAAAGGGCGGAGCGGATTACATTCACGTTGACGTAATGGATGGACATTTCGTACCAAATATTACGATTGGACCATTAATTGTAGAAGCTATCCGTCCAATTACATCATTACCATTAGATGTACATTTAATGATTGAAAATCCTGATAACTATATCCCGACTTTCGCACAGGCGGGAGCGGATATTATTACTGTTCACGCAGAGGCGTGTCCACATCTGCATCGTACAATTCAGTTAATTAAATCTCACGGTATTAAAGCGGGCGTTGTATTAAATCCACATACGCCAGTTTCAGTGATTGAGCATGTATTAGAAGATATAGATATGGTATTACTTATGACAGTAAACCCTGGATTTGGTGGACAGAAGTTTATCCATTCTGTATTACCGAAAATTAAACAAGTTGCAGACATGGTGAAAGAGCGCAATCTAGAAGTAGAAATTGAAGTTGATGGTGGTGTAAATGCTGAAACAGCAAGACTTTGTGTGGAAGCAGGAGCAAATGTACTTGTAGCTGGATCAGCAGTATACAATCAAAAAGACCGCGGTGAAGCAATTCGCGTAATTCGTGGGTAG
- the rsgA gene encoding ribosome small subunit-dependent GTPase A: MPEGKIIKALSGFYYVQHEEGVTQCRGRGVFRKNKITPLVGDQVVFQADNPTEGYVLEVFDRKNELVRPPIANVDQAILVFSAVEPDFNPGLLDRFLVLIEYHNIKPIICISKMDLVDEKMKATVEAYANDYREMGYDVLFTSINTSESIDILKPYLENCVSVVAGQSGVGKSSMLNVLRPELELKTNDISSHLGRGKHTTRHVELIAIGSGLVADTPGFSSLDFIDIEVEDLTYCFPELKEASQYCKFRGCTHLSEPKCAVKAAVEEGKITEYRYKNYKQFVEEIRERKPRY, encoded by the coding sequence ATGCCAGAAGGAAAAATTATAAAAGCTTTAAGTGGGTTTTATTACGTGCAGCATGAAGAAGGGGTTACGCAATGTCGTGGGCGAGGTGTATTTAGAAAAAATAAAATTACACCACTTGTAGGAGACCAAGTTGTTTTTCAGGCAGATAATCCAACTGAAGGTTATGTGCTTGAAGTGTTTGATCGAAAAAATGAACTTGTTAGACCTCCTATTGCTAATGTCGATCAAGCGATCCTTGTGTTCTCTGCAGTAGAACCAGATTTTAATCCTGGACTGTTAGATCGATTTTTAGTGCTGATTGAATATCATAACATTAAGCCAATTATTTGTATTAGCAAGATGGATTTAGTAGATGAAAAGATGAAAGCAACTGTTGAAGCTTATGCGAATGATTATCGTGAGATGGGTTATGATGTTTTATTTACTTCTATTAATACGTCAGAAAGTATTGATATATTAAAACCATACTTAGAAAATTGTGTTTCTGTTGTTGCGGGTCAATCTGGTGTTGGGAAATCTTCAATGCTTAATGTGCTACGTCCAGAATTAGAGCTGAAAACAAATGATATTTCCTCCCATTTAGGACGCGGGAAGCATACGACAAGACACGTAGAATTAATTGCAATTGGGAGTGGACTAGTAGCAGATACACCGGGTTTTAGTTCACTAGATTTCATTGATATAGAAGTAGAAGATCTTACATATTGTTTTCCAGAGTTGAAAGAAGCGAGCCAATACTGTAAATTTAGAGGGTGTACACATCTTTCTGAACCGAAATGTGCTGTGAAAGCTGCGGTTGAAGAAGGGAAGATTACAGAATATCGCTATAAGAACTATAAACAATTCGTAGAAGAAATTAGAGAGAGAAAGCCGAGGTATTAG